caggatacagaacacagctctgtggttggtcacctttcattccatgaGCCAATAGTGTGCAGCAATAAGTGTAATTCCTCAAtgcagaattagatttttttctttaaacctgtgatacagtgaagcccCCCATAAGTGAACTATGATATAGCGAGGAAcaactgtattgattctaaagtgaaagataagggttgtttgttctttttaaataatgGTAGCCAATAATGTTTGAAATCCTACAATTGATCCCCCTAAACTGAAAGTATAAGCACTTGTGATCTGGGTGTCAGAATCTCTAGCAGAACCAAAGGAAAGGTCTGGGATTCATGACGTTATATTTTAGTGTTTTCCTTTGCACTCTCGTCATGGTGAATGTGGAAAATATCGTACAtcaaaaagagtttttttttttatgatagcaATAATGAGATACATTTTTGATTGAGGCAATAACTCTTCTGATTTGAATGTTACAATTTCAACATCTTTAAACTATTCCTTATTCTTTCTTTAGAAGATACAGTTTTTCTGATTATGTGTTCTGGAGTATAGGAAAGTTAACCTGAGTTTGGTAATATGAGAGATGAAGTTCAGAAAGATGGTAGACTCTACTGAATGAATCACTAAGATGGAGTCAGTGAGCCTTTTGATCAAAATGATATGGGGAGTAAGTACAGCCTTCCCTTAGACAATCCCCAAATCCCAGAAAATGTCCCAGGTCAGAGAGCACAAAAAAGACTCTTTTGTCCTTGTATTCCTGCAGTGCTGAGGGAGAGTGACTTTGAGCTGAGAGGAAGATCCCCTCTGACTTCTCCTTTCATCCTTCAGGAACACAGATAGGCACCTCTTAGTTCCACCTTGCTAAGTCTTGGGTGATACCTAATCTAATTATCCCTTGTGCCCTCAGGACACAAACTATCACCAGACATTCCCTGTGCTCTCCCAATCCCAAGAAATCACCCCATCCTGGATTCATtccatcctcccccccccccatgtagATCCTGTTGTCAAGAGcgtattgttatgattaaaaatgatgaggaccgagatcaaaagggagaatagtattttaataaaagtcatgctgatagagaaaaaaatcattagaccacccacctgtaagtattcaaaccaCCGCctcagtcattttacctttccAATTGCATGcacaggtagctaaagaggaagttccaagtcacttccccctatttaaaacagtccctcaccttgaatacgtaatccaaaacaggaaacccaggaaacccgttggaccacaggaaatgtagttttaaggacccccacaggtccacagaagtttgtcaaacactatattgaggttcaatacttccaaatagaaccccaggtgattttaactaacacagtaTAAATATATCAAACTCCATCTCCTCTGGGAGGCAGCATTCCAACCCCTCTGCCTCCCTCAGTCATTCCATTTGACTTAACCATTTGATGCacattcaaatgaagaaatttcttttattttctagataGCTACTGGAGTTGTCATTGTTGACAAGGGCAACCTGCCCAGATCCAGGGTTTTACCTTGAAGTTCTCCCTCAACAAAAACAAGTTAAATTTCTTGTTTTAGGATTGAAATAGCTCTTCTTTTGACTGGTTGAAACATACTTGAATAATTAGGAAAATTGGTTTTGTAAATTGCAGGTTCTGATCAGCTAGCTttacacttcctaactgtgtgaccctgagcaagtcacttgatgtccattgcctagcccttagaactcttctgccttggaaccaatacacagtactgattctaaggcagaagggaaggggttgcgaataaataaataagcagtaAAAGTGAatgaaaggttttatttttacatcttcAGCATCTCATTCTCCAGAAGGGAAGTAAGAAGCatcattttgaatttttgaatttgatttttaaatttggacatattgaatttaattaaaatgatccAGGGCAACTCTGAGGGacataagagaaagaacactattcacattcagacaATGGAAGGAAAGATTCTGTATTCATTAGAGTGAAAAAAACTTACAGCAAGTTATTCAGTGAGAGGCCTTATTTCTTAAATGTAGAGAGAAATAAGTCATGCTGTTAAGATTCAAGAATGCTTTGCAATAAAATCATTGCCTCTGTCTGGATTTGGGCAGGGCCATTGCTTTCCATGCTCAATGACTCTTTAGGAGCCCTACATTCAATGAAACACAGTGATGTCTTCCCATCTGTCAGGGAATCCTAGTCCTTCTTCTCAGTGGTCTCCTCCAGCTAGGACAGAAAAATGAGatcttttatcagagaaacttgctgtgaaTGTTTTTCACAGTCATGATTACTGTGTATGCTAGGTACAGCAAACTGGACACCGAAGATGATGAGAACCATCCCTACCAGGATGAAATGAGTGAGGTTATCCACAGTATAATCCTGGAAAGCAAGATCTGGAAGGGGTGGGGGCAGGAAAGACCATCACTGAGGATGGGACAAGATCTCTCTTATGTCAAGTCCCCATAGATGTAAGCAGAGATACCCTTCTGCCCCTACTCCCAGGCTCCTCAGTGCCCACCCAGCCTAAACTCTGCTTGCTGGGCTGAGAGGTTTTTGTTGTTCCCTAGTTTGGAAACCTGAGGATGTGGGTGAAAGGAGGAGGCCCCAGGAAGAGAAGGCAGTGGGAGGATCTAAATCAttccccttcaacctcccccTCAGTCCTTCCTCTCCAGTGGCATGAGTCAGCCCAAGGGTCCCTTCCTGGGactttcattttgtcttcacttcctctcttttctctccttaatCTTCTGCAATTTTAGCAAGAGCTTGGTGGAGTGGCTAGAGCACTAAAATTGGGGtgaagaagagctgagttcaaatccttagcTCTactcacctcactttgcatcatttcatgtaaataCCTCCAGATTTCTCTCCAAGTATcctatcatcatttcttatagcctaaTATAGTTCAAGCAGAATCATATGACACAtgttgtttagctattctcctaCTGATGGATAtctccttaaatttcttttctttttctttttttttaaacccttaccttccatcttggagtcaatactacgtattggctccaaggcagaagagggtaagggtgggcaatgggggtccagagacttgcccagggtcacacagctaggaagtgtctgagggcagatttgaacctaggacctccagtctctaggcctggttctcaatccactgagctacccagctgcccccttcttaaATTTCTAATACatttccactacaaaaagatgCTGTGAATATTTAAacctttttcctttgtctttgatatctttgggatgcagacctagtagtggtatttctaaGTCAAAGGCCATGGACAGTTTGATGATCCATTGAGATAATTCCAAAGTGCTCTACAAgttgttgtggggggcttgaggtgagccCCTGGGGTTCAAGAAGGGtatcttttgcaagaatgcaagaatCTAAAActtggcttaaaaataaaaagagtaatttattagcatttttcatatgaataaagatagctcttcatttgaaaactgcctgtttatgtcctttgaccatttatcatttggggaatgacttgtactCCTATTAGTGTGACTCATTTCTCTttacatttaagaaatgaggGCCATCCTTGAAGAAACTTgtcatcaattttttttcctccttcaggTCCAGTTCCAGGCCCAAGAATGAATCCAAGGTCCCAACCAGAGTTCCTTCATGTGCAATCCCAGACTGAAGAGAGCTGAATTGACTGAACTGCCTAAACTGGAAGCTGTTACTCCTTTTTTAAAGGGGCTCcttttacatcacttcctgtgccttcctcttagtttacatgtccagtcaccacagatgcttttcttaggactgccaggaggcagtcagtaaatgttgatttgtcactcactctagtacacttgggtcacagacctcccaacttgtgaattaaatgGGGatattctcacctttggtgattagattaaggatgggcagtgCAGATGTAATTTCATCATCACActattcaactctggtcttttcatcaagaatgcttggaattcctctatttcattaaatatcaatttttcccTTGGCAGGATTATGCTCAGCTTtcctgggtaggtgatttttgtttgttatcctAATTCCTTTCCCTCCAGAATACAAGACCCTTGTGTCTATAAGGGGATACATTCCAAGAGCAAGATAGTTAAAACTGTGGATATAAGTGAACACCTGTTGATCCCATAAAGAACTGGATATCATCATatagatacaaaataatttttcattgataAATTAAGCATACAATAAGAAATCACTAACATTCAATACAGGAACAATatagtgtagtatacagaattgggggttatagttttttctagctttggccgagttccaaaatcagttgggcttttagaatcttgaggagaggcagttgactggatcttccatagagggaggaagtcaatgaacGAGCTCTtggattatctagcttcaatattgaaatttagcctagcattgatagatttacttaagaaattattattttagatagaccctttatatcttcctttcctaataccaccctgccttccctcccttaccttagtggctgtggagtttataaggagagaaattagagaggagttaaatctgtgaagagttatctaattgacagcattatttataatttaatcaaatcatcatttattccctttagatagcatttgtaaaactgagtaaggcaggtccttactcagattccatcttcacttcccttcccccacctgaggttcctgagataactgatagggctttcctttaatccaccttcctaacatcatccttcaaataaataaaccctttgtgtttcaatagtcctatttagtgtaatttgtctgttagttaacaagagggaaagagacaacatactctgggcttagagggtagctgggcatccatcttgaaggaaggtgttacttcaaaacaagtcccttcctgtgaaattaactaaagcctgtttgttaatttcagtctagtctgtttccctcagcctgtgtttgagtctaagtcccagtctgtaagcctgctgtgttagcctgtttagtttaacttctcttctcccaaaagatctctgtttcccttctgtgttatactcctgacttcagtcctattataccctgaatctcctttaatctcagcctacctgtagcctaatttacccacttaccaagtctccaacatcctcctttcaattcccttatcccaaacacctttcctcaaattaccctcatAACAATAGCATattgtacaatattaaataatgctGCACAACTATCCTTTCTTTTAATAGCTTGCCCTGCCTCCCCCCATCACTACCCCAGAATGAAattctttctcctggttctctctcTTTTAGACAGTGTCTACagtgaaagatttttaaatttttggagACCAGGAACTCTTTAATTCTGCAGAGTTCAGAAATAATAAATCCTGAGGATTATGAAGCTGATCCCAAAAAAACAATGGTTGAAGGACAGTGAAAGCAATATAGGGTTGCAAAAGCAATTTTCTTGTTATGGCTGTATTTAATTATTCACAAGATTGATATGAGCTGAAACCTTGAATAAAAGAATTGATTTGGGGCTAAAGTATCAAGGCAGGAAACAAACTTATTTTAACTCTTTCTACAAAGGGGCACATCCCCTCAGCCACCATCAGAATAAGGAGATTGTTTATCTCCCAGCTTTCCAAAGGTCAAGTAGCAAGCAGTTCTCACACACTTGTGATAGCATGGAAAGGGATCTTATAGATAGGTTACAATTCAAGGAAGATTGATGAAATATGTCCAACATCAAAACTTGAAGGAAACATATTGTGCTTCATTTTTATAATCAGCAAAATTGAGAGATCTCTCtcatccctctgtctctgtctcttttaataaCTGTATCTTGGTGCTTAATACAGACATGACACATAGGCAGCCCtcactacattttaaaaatttgatttttaaaaggtcatgttcattccctccttcctttgcctctttttttttttggctggtcTGGCCAGAATGCTCAGCCAAGGACTCCCTGGATGGGTTGACTCCTGGAGCTTTTCCAGTGCTCAGCTAGCAGGACCCCCAGGAGGACAAGGACCAGCCCAGCCAAGATGAGACGGACCAGATTGTCCACAGTGTAATCCAAGGCAGCAGCATCTGGGGATCAGAGTTGGTCACTGAGATATGGCTGTCCTCTGCTCAGCCCCTATTTCACCCATGTTTCATCTCCCACAAGCACTCAGATCCTCCTCCCAGGCCCTTCCTCTTAACTGGGGAGATGCCTGTTATTCCCCTGCTGGTGGCCTGGCTCTATGGATGAGGGAAGGGGAGGTTCTGAAGGGCTGGGACAGTCCCCTGCTTCATTTTTCCCCTgagtccttcctctcttcccccttcagTTCATCTCagctcccttctttcccctgacCTCCATGCTTATACTTCCTCTCctcactctctccttccccctctgtAGCCTGGCTCTGATCTCCTCCCTAGGTAGAAGCAGCCCTCCAAAGTCACCAGAGATGTCTTCATAGCCCAGGCTAAGGGTCCCCCTCCTCACCCTCCACCTGACCCTGTGGCTCACCCTTTCTTGTGGGACATCCTCCTCTCTCTGGGTTACCATGGCAATGCTTTCTGCATGTGCTATCCCCCAGGAGGGAAGGAGACCCAGCCCTGTCCTCAGGGGGCCCCCAGTCTTATTCCATAATTCAGTTCTTCAGACTTTTATTAATGTCCCACCCTGGGCTGAGCCCTTGTACTAAGCCAATCCCTGAAGATATAAAGTAAAAACCAAGCTAACTCCTGCCCTCCAGAGACTTACATTCTTCTGGGAGGCTCCTTCTCATAGACACAAATAAATCAGCTTCTCTGAGGAGTTGGATCTCTAACAATTGGGGAGGGAGACTAGCTGGAGATCAGGAGAGGTTTCCTGCAGGAGGGCAGGATGAGCAAAGCTGAGACATCTACCAAGATGCCTGAATGGATGATGGAGAGATCTGGAGAACCCAGGATGAAAAATGAGGTTTGGGGGGGGGATAAGATAATCCTGATGTTTGTGGAGTCCCCTGTCCAGCTCTGTCCTCAGAGGGCTCCCAGTCTTATTCTATGATTGATTTCTCCACATGTCTAGTAATCATTGACCCTGAgacaggccctgtgctaagccaggcacaggggatacaaaggcaaaacagggaatagttcctgccctccaggggCTTACATTCCCCTACAATATTCTGTTATTTCCTATAAAAAGAAATCAGTCCCATCTGAGCAGTGGGTTCACTAACAAGTGGGGAGGGGACAGGTTggagatcagaaaagacttcctgtaggaggCAGCTCCTAAACTTAGTCTCAGAGACATCTTCGCATTGTAAGAGAAGGtgaaaagggagagcattccaggcaggggacacagcctgggcaaaggctCAGAGGTGGGAGAAGAATGATAAAGTTCTACAGGAGGAGTAGTGGTAAATGAGGAGAGCCTGCATAGGGCAGGCAGACCCTGAATGGACACCCAGCCCCCCTACTTCCCTTCTCTGTCCAGAATCTTCCAAGTACTCACCTGAGGGCCTGTTCTCAGACTCAGGTCTTGGAGAGAAGGTTCCTGGGGATGAGGAAGGGGCAGGGTTGGTGGGGCTCTGCCAGAGAAGCCTGGAGAGCTGGAGGGTCTACATACAGAGGTGTCAGCACAGCTCTCCCCAGATTTTCTCTGTGAGGGATGTTGGGCAAGTCcctcttctctctgggcctcctgGATttcccatttgtcaaatgggcCTGTGCTCAGGACTTCTCCTGGCCTGGTTCTGAGACTTGCTGCTCCTTTGATTCCTATGACTCTTCTCTGATATCTTGGGGGCCTTTGGGGGAAGACAGGGATCCCGGAAGAAAAATGGAGGAGCTGGTGACATAGGGGGGACCCTCTGAATCCTCCTCAGGGCAGCTTGTTCTGGCTGGTTCCAGGGCCCTGTAGCCCCCCCCATCCTTGGGGCAGAGCTCTGAGACTCTGCTGGATCAGTGGGGGTCTGTGCTGGACAGAGGTGGTATGAGGGGGAGGAGATCCCTCTGGTGCTTCCAGCTGAGGGGAATTGGGGTGTTGGCACCTAAGAAACCGTTCCTCCTACTGGGGAAGTCAGATATGGGAGAAGCAGTGTCCCCATCCCCTTACTTCTAGCTATGGCTTTATGGGTAAGAAGAGGGAGGGCCCACGGTCtcctggggaaggagagagaagggagaggcttTGGGTCTTTAGAGGCACCCAGAAacaaagagagggggaaatggagggGGACTCGGAAAACCCAGAAGTGCACAGAAGAACTCAGAGTGTCCTCTTCAATCTAGATCCATCTGGCCAGAGAAGAGTATCCCTGAGAGCCCCTGAGACAAGGACAAACATGTCATTCTTGTGCCCTCATTTTGGGATCTGGGAATCTCCAGATAAAAGCCTGTGTCACCTTCAGACCCTTCCCCCACAGCTCCTATCCTAGAAGGCACCCAGCCCCTCCCCCAGAGTTATGACACCAAACTAACCCTCCTGGTAAAGTCTCAGATGTTCCATCTTGTGCCACCTGGCTGAGGCCCACTTTCCCTGCCAGCTGCCTCCTGGCCTCCAGCTCACTCAGAATCCCTTTCAATTTACCAGGATGTCTCTTCATTCTGGAGGTGTGGCTGCCTCCTGGGGGCTCAGGATCACTCAAACCCATCCCAGGGCTGCTCTGCCCCTCTCTgttccccatcttcccctctcCCTAACCAGCCTgtccctccttcttccccagcCTGGTGTTTCCTCTGTccttgtcccttccctcaagCCCTCCTTGTGCCCTGGTTTCCTCTTTGAGAAAGAGATACAGGTCTGGTCTAGACAGAAGGTGGGCAGCaatagggaagagagagagagacccccAGTTTGTCCTCAGAGGAAGCAGTTACTCACTGAGGGGGGAGGACGTCAGAGCTGGGGGAGTCTCAGAGCTTTGGGGTAGGTGAAAATCCTTTGAGGTGCCTGGaacagggagaggaagaggaaggtgtCTGGGGGTGTTTAACATGCCTCTCCTCCCCCACATTTCCCCAGCCCAACCTCAGGCTTGCTCTGTCCCACTCTGACCTCCTCAAACCCCTTTCTGGGACCGAATAGAATATTGTCTATATGTAGGACAAACACAACTGGATGGGTTGCTGACAAGGAGGTCTAGAGGGGTCATGAGGTGAGGCCTCACTGTCTACATTCTCTGAGGATGACCCAGTGACCTTCCCTCTGAGcctcctcttcccccaaacccccacCTCTGAGGTCCCCTGGGACAGGCCCTGAGCAGGCAGGGAGGTGCCTCATGGCAGAGAGGGAGCTTGGGAGAGCTGGGGGGCTGGGAGGGGCTGGGGCTGCCTCACCTGAGACCCTGAGCACCAGGGGGGCGCTGGGGGAGGACCACAGATGGGGGGAATAACTATAAAAGCGGTAACATTGGTAAGTGCCATCGTGGGTCGGGTTCACAACAGGGAAGAAGAAGATGGTCTGATGTCCCCTTCCATGGCTCCGGGTCCTGCTGTGGCTGATCTCTTCTCCATCCTTGTACAGGGCAAACCAGTCATGATATAGCTCTGACTGACATTTCAGGGTCACGTTCTGTCCTGGGGCCACCTCAGAGCTGGGCAGGGCTGCCAGGGAGGGCGGGGCAGAGAGGCCTGGAGGGGGGGAGACCCTGGAGTTAGAGCTGGAGCAGCCCTTGTGCAGGGAGGGGGCAGATCTGGCTGGGAGGAGGcctgggctgggctgggaggTTCAGCTCTGAGAGAGGAAAAGTCAACAgtatgaggggagagaaagaccTTGGACAGCTCCGGGGCAAGGAATGGGGGGAGTGAGTggagaagagacacagagacagagacataaagacaga
This region of Gracilinanus agilis isolate LMUSP501 unplaced genomic scaffold, AgileGrace unplaced_scaffold57337, whole genome shotgun sequence genomic DNA includes:
- the LOC123256248 gene encoding leukocyte immunoglobulin-like receptor subfamily A member 5; this translates as MTPALSVLLCLGLCLCSRTRTQAAEGFPKPSLRAENGSLVPRGGAVTLRCRGSWEAEEWQLEKKEGSGWSQIKTVKKAGNEGKFSLPSVTPNNAGTYQCRHRHSSYRWSERSDPLELVVTGLSAPPSLAALPSSEVAPGQNVTLKCQSELYHDWFALYKDGEEISHSRTRSHGRGHQTIFFFPVVNPTHDGTYQCYRFYSYSPHLWSSPSAPLVLRVSGTFSPRPESENRPSDAAALDYTVDNLVRLILAGLVLVLLGVLLAEHWKSSRSQPIQGVLG